In Phalacrocorax aristotelis chromosome 6, bGulAri2.1, whole genome shotgun sequence, one DNA window encodes the following:
- the KIAA0040 gene encoding uncharacterized protein KIAA0040 homolog, which produces MEQKISSFFNSILELIRTKHEEGVFNTVCLAVLMGLPFVVLIAFIFICCHCCFCSRRRESRKKGSTSSNGQLHAERNKKKKKKKKKDEEDLWISAQPKLLLLDKRPSLPI; this is translated from the coding sequence ATGGAGCAGAAGATCAGCTCTTTCTTTAATTCCATCTTGGAGCTCATCCGTACCAAGCATGAGGAAGGTGTCTTCAACACTGtctgcctggctgtgctgatGGGTCTGCCCTTTGTTGTCctcattgctttcattttcatctgctgccactgctgcttctgcagccggaggagagaaagcaggaagaaaggtAGCACCAGCAGCAATGGGCAGCTGCATGCTGAgaggaacaagaagaaaaagaagaagaagaagaaggatgAAGAGGACCTGTGGATCTCTGCTCAGCCCAAGCTGCTTTTGCTAGACAAGAGACCATCCTTGCC